The Cognaticolwellia beringensis genome segment ATCATGAAAACTAAACAATTTTTACAAAATCTTTTTGAAATCGCAGTCAATGAAAGCCTACCTTCGGTCTGTATGCCTAAACACCTTGAAAACATAGATGCGAGTAATGGTTTATGTGTTATTGGCGCTGGTAAAGCGGCTGTCGATATGGCTAATACTATGCATCAATTCTTCGGTGAAAAATGCTATGGCACTGTTGTTACGCGTCATGGTTATACCACCAGTGCGAGTATTGGTGGTATAAAAATATTAACAGCAGGCCATCCTATACCTGACGAAGGAAGTGCAAACGCAGGGAAAGAAATTTTAGCCTTGGCTAAAAGTGTTCCTGAAAATGTCCCCGTGGTATTTTTAATTTCAGGTGGAGGCTCTGCTTTACTTTCGTTACCAATTGAAGGCGTTAGCTTTGAAGAAAAGATGCAATTAAATAAATTCTTATTAGGCTCTGGTGCGTCTATTGATGAAATTAATTGCGTTCGAAAACAATTATCACAAATAAAAGGGGGGAGGTTAGCACAAGCAATAAAAGGTGATTTTTATACCCTTATTATTTCTGATGTAGTTGGTGACGACCCGGCCACAATTGCCTCAGGCCCAACAGTTAAAGACCATACTACTGGCGAGCAAGCATTAAATATATTGACTAAATATGGTTGGAAACGAGTTCCTGCTATTGAACAAGCATTACTGGCAAAGTCTGCAGCGGGGAATAGAACTGTATCATCAGCTGATACGATTAAAAACTTTACTATTATGGCGAATGCTAGACAGTCAATTGATAAAGCTATTTCAACAGTTGATAAATCAAAGTGGCATGTTGAAGTGCTTAATTATGATGAAGTGGGTGATGCCAACAACGTTGCAAAGCAACATGCGGCAATAGCATTACGTGCGCTTAAAACCAATAAGCCTACCTTACTATTTTCTGGTGGAGAGTTAACCGTGACTTTAACGAATGCTTCAGGTCAAGGCGGCCCAAATCAACAATATATGCTGGCATTAGCTATTGCACTTAAAGGCGAAAAAGGCATTGTTGCATTAGCTTGTGATACCGACGGTATTGACGGCAGCGAAGATGTAGCAGGCGCTTATATCGATTCAACAACATTGCTAAGAGCTAATGAACTAGGCTTGTCAGCGATGAATTATTTAAAGACCAATAATTGTTTTAACTTTTTTAAGCCACTGGATGATTTAATCATAACAGGGCCAACACATACCAATGTTAATGATTTTAGGGTGATTATGATTGATCCAAGTTTGTCATAAATTATAGTCAGCT includes the following:
- a CDS encoding glycerate kinase type-2 family protein; translation: MKTKQFLQNLFEIAVNESLPSVCMPKHLENIDASNGLCVIGAGKAAVDMANTMHQFFGEKCYGTVVTRHGYTTSASIGGIKILTAGHPIPDEGSANAGKEILALAKSVPENVPVVFLISGGGSALLSLPIEGVSFEEKMQLNKFLLGSGASIDEINCVRKQLSQIKGGRLAQAIKGDFYTLIISDVVGDDPATIASGPTVKDHTTGEQALNILTKYGWKRVPAIEQALLAKSAAGNRTVSSADTIKNFTIMANARQSIDKAISTVDKSKWHVEVLNYDEVGDANNVAKQHAAIALRALKTNKPTLLFSGGELTVTLTNASGQGGPNQQYMLALAIALKGEKGIVALACDTDGIDGSEDVAGAYIDSTTLLRANELGLSAMNYLKTNNCFNFFKPLDDLIITGPTHTNVNDFRVIMIDPSLS